A region from the Vespula pensylvanica isolate Volc-1 chromosome 9, ASM1446617v1, whole genome shotgun sequence genome encodes:
- the LOC122632045 gene encoding regulator of G-protein signaling 7, with product MVTMSSEKSASRRKPIENNDTRESSDQTGDREENDRIEENVEKQNTPTHRVTACCAEDTPNYLVYKKMESLVEKMLEEATGVPVRTVKSFMTKTPSVFTGSDLISWMMKTMDIDDQEALHVAHLMSSHGYFFPIDDHCLTVKNDNTFYRFQTPYFWPSNSWEPENTDYAVYLCKRTMQNKTRLELADYEAENLARLQKMFSRKWEFIFMQAEAQSKVDKKRDKLERKVLDSQERAFWDVHRPMPGCVNTTELDIKKACRSQKPILRSSKHLKLGIAGGRISPHSESYIVFTIESLQKEIDMLKDRLDRRNIKVSKVAEALIGYFEQYAEYDPFFTQPEFTNPWVSDSSEMWEQEKIAKEVSTRRVKRWAFGLQELLQDPVGREQFIRFLEKEFSSENLKFWETVQELKTFSQKDVNVKVGEIWNEFLGPDASCPINVDSRSFEITKKNLEKPDRWCFDIAAAHVYHLMKSDSYSRYLRSEMYKDFLNGSKKKTSVKGIRSIVSFTGRRDTATS from the exons ATGGTAACTATGAGCTCCGAAAAGTCGGCCTCCCGCCGAAAGCCAATAGAGAATAATGATACGAGAGAATCATCGGATCAAACTGGAGACAGGGAAGAGAATGATCGAATCGAGGAGAATGTTGAGAAACAAAATACACCCACGCATCGTGTCACTGCCTGTTGCGCTGAAGATACTCCAAATTATCTCGTCTATAAAAAG ATGGAATCTCTGGTAGAAAAAATGTTGGAAGAAGCTACAGGTGTCCCTGTAAGAACAGTGAAAAGTTTCATGACGAAAACTCCATCCGTCTTTACAG GTTCCGATTTGATATCGTGGATGATGAAAACTATGGATATTGATGAtcaag aggCTCTTCACGTGGCACATCTCATGTCATCTCATGGTTACTTCTTTCCCATTGATGATCATTGCCTTACCGTTAAAAACGATAACACATTCTATAGATTTCAAACCCCTTATTTTTGGCCATCGAATTCTTGGGAACCAGAGAATACCGATTacg CCGTTTATCTATGCAAAAGAACGATGCAAAATAAAACTCGTCTCGAATTGGCTGATTACGAGGCTGAGAATCTAGCTAGATTGCAGAAAATGTTCTCTCGAAAGTGGGAGTTCATTTTTATGCAGGCGGAAGCACAGAGCAAAGTCGATAAAAAGAGGGATAAACTGGAAAGGAAAGTGTTGGACAGTCAAGAGAGAGCCTTCTGGGACGTACATCGGCCAATg CCTGGCTGTGTAAATACAACAGAACTCGATATCAAGAAAGCATGTCGCAGTCAAAAACCAATCTTGAGATCTAGTAAACATCTGAAACTTGGGATTGCTGGTGGAAGGATTTCTCCTCATTCGGAATCTTATATAGTGTTTACGATAGAATCGTTGCAAAAGGAAATTGATATGTTGAAAGATAGATTGGATAGGAGAAATATCAAAGTATCTAAAGTTGCGGAAGC TCTTATCGGATACTTCGAACAGTATGCCGAATATGATCCATTTTTTACTCAACCTGAATTTACAAATCCATGGGTATCGGATAGTTCAGAAATGTGGGAGCAAGAGAAAATAGC gAAAGAAGTATCTACGAGAAGAGTGAAGAGATGGGCGTTTGGTCTTCAGGAATTATTGCAAGATCCGGTCGGTAGAGAacaatttatacgatttttgGAGAAAGAATTTAGCAGTGAAAATCTCAA ATTTTGGGAGACCGTACAGGAATTGAAAACTTTCTCGCAGAAAGATGTTAACGTTAAGGTTGGAGAAATTTGGAATGAATTTTTGGGTCCAGATGCGAGCTGTCCAATTAACGTCGATTCTAGATCCttcgaaataacgaaaaaaaatttggaaaaaccTGATCGTTGGTGCTTCGATATCGCTGCg GCTCATGTTTACCATCTCATGAAGAGCGATAGTTATTCGAGATATCTTCGTTCTGAGATGTACAAAGACTTCCTTAATGgttcgaagaagaag ACGTCGGTGAAAGGTATCCGATCAATCGTATCTTTCACTGGGCGCAGAGATACGGCAACTTCGTAA